The following are encoded together in the Cervus elaphus chromosome 30, mCerEla1.1, whole genome shotgun sequence genome:
- the NEK3 gene encoding serine/threonine-protein kinase Nek3 produces the protein MDGYTVLRVIGEGSFGRALLVQQESSNRMFAMKEIRLPKSLSDTRISRKEAVLLAKMKHPNIVAFKESFEAEGHLYIVMEYCDGGDLMQKIKHQKGKLFPEDTILHWFTQMCLGVNHIHKKRVLHRDIKSKNIFLTQDGKVKLGDFGSARLLSSPMAFACTYVGTPYYVPPEIWENMPYNNKSDIWSLGCILYELCTLKHPFQANSWKSLILKICQGSMSPLPSHYSYELQLLIKQMFKKNPSHRPSATTLLSRGSLARLIQKCLPPEIITEYGEQVLEETKKSMHSTPRKKDPSRTRITLENEASTVQREEPGGKCSHTDLESINKNLVESALRIVNREEKASLPGPLRRQWEKNVPSTALRALENASILTSSLTAEDDRGGSVIKYSENNTRKQWLKETPETLLNILKNADLSLAFQTYTIYRPGAEGFLKGPLSEETEASDDVDGGWDSVTLDPERLEPELDEEDTDFEEDDSADWVSELKQRTGWQGVSDG, from the exons ATGGATGGCTACACGGTCCTGAGAGTCATTGGCGAGGGCTCCTTCGGCAGAGCCCTTTTGGTTCAGCAGGAGAGCAGTAATCGGAtgtttgccatgaaggaaataaggCTTCCCAAG TCTTTGTCTGACACACGGATTTCTAGGAAGGAGGCTGTTCTGTTAGCCAAAATGAAACACCCCAATATTGTTGCCTTTAAAGAATCATTTGAAG CTGAAGGACATCTGTACATAGTAATGGAATATTGTGATGGAGGGGACCTAATGCAGAAGATTAAACATCAGAAAGGGAAGTTGTTTCCTGAAGATACG atactTCATTGGTTTACACAGATGTGTCTTGGAGTAAATCACATTCATAAGAAACGTGTGTTACACAGAGACATCAAGTCCAAG AATATCTTCCTCACCCAAGATGGAAAAGTAAAACTGGGTGATTTTGGATCTGCCCGTCTTCTCTCGAG CCCCATGGCGTTTGCTTGTACATATGTGGGAACGCCTTATTATGTGCCCCCAGAAATTTGGGAAAACATGCCTTATAACAATAAAAG TGACATCTGGTCCTTGGGATGCATTCTCTATGAACTCTGTACCCTTAAGCATCCA tttcAGGCAAATAGTTGGAAAAGTCTTATCCTCAAAATATGTCAGGGGTCCATGAGCCCACTGCCATCCCATTATTCCTATGAGCTGCAGCTTCTGATCAAGCAGATGTTTAAAAAGAATCCCTCACATCGTCCTTCAGCTACAACGCTTCTctctagaggctctttagctcgGCTTATCCAGAAGTGCCTGCCCCCAGAG ATCATCACAGAATACGGTGAACAGGTgttagaagaaaccaaaaaatctATGCATAGTACACCAAGAAAAAAGG ATCCCAGCAGAACCAGAATAACTTTGGAAAATGAAGCAAGCACAGTG caaAGGGAAGAACCAGGTGGAAAGTGTAGCCACACTGACTTAGAAAGCATTAATAAAAATTTGGTTGAAAGTGCACTGAGGATagtaaacagagaggaaaaag CCAGTTTACCAGGTCCTCTCAGGCGACAGTGGGAGAAAAACGTACCCAGTACAGCACTTAGAGCTTTGGAAAACGCATCCATACTCACTTCCAGTTTAACGGCAGAAGACGACAGAG GTGGTTCTGTAATAAAGTACAGTGAAAACAATACCCGTAAGCAGTGGCTCAAGGAGACCCCTGAAACCCTGTTGAACATCCTTAAGAATGCCGACCTCAGCTTGGCCTTTCAAACATACACGATATATAGACCAG GCGCAGAAGGATTCTTGAAAGGCCCGCTGtctgaggaaacagaagcatCGGATGATGTTGATGGAGGTTGGGATTCTGTCACTTTGGATCCAGAGAGACTTGAACCTGAACTGGATGAAGAGGATAC GGACTTTGAGGAAGACGACAGTGCCGATTGGGTATCAGAACTGAAGCAGCGAACTGGCTGGCAAGGAGTATCTGATGGATAA